Within the Oncorhynchus masou masou isolate Uvic2021 chromosome 1, UVic_Omas_1.1, whole genome shotgun sequence genome, the region GGGGCTGTGGTGGTGGGCGTGGCAGAGCACGTGGTATTGGGCAAGGTTGGCTGCATTTAGCAGAACACTTTAGAAGCCCCCATCTTGgtggttttttgttgttgcaatttTAGCATTTTTAagccaatttcctgcaattctcaGAAATCCTCCTCCGAGCCGAGATctatttttgcagttttaaagttaatttcctgcaattcaacatattttgccatggagctgagagaaaatgttgcagtttttaaggataatttcctgcaattatatgcattttgccatggctaatgCTGTTATTTTAGTCAAACTAAATCAATACTCTTAAATTCAATGTTTTTTATTAATTTTCAATTCCCCTGACTGTTtagcttttattttggtgattgttagttctcaagttattatattataaaatgatatacagtgcattcagaaagtattcagacccattgacttttaccaattctgttacgttacagccttattctaaaatggactaaaTTGGGGGGTTTTCacatacacaataccccataatgacaaagcaaaaactgtttttcagAAACTgataatacatttacataagtattcagacctttttattcagtacttttgcacttttggcagcgattacagtctcgagtcttcttgggtatgacactacaagcttggcacgccagtatttggagtttctcccattctctgtagatcctctcaagctctgtcaggttggatggggagcgttgctgcacagctattttcaggtctctccagtgatgttcaatcgggttaaaatccggcctctggctgggcactcaaggacattcagagacttgtcctggaGCCAATCCTGCGCTGTCTTactgtgcttagggttgttgtcctgttggaaggtgaattcaattgattggacatgatttggaaagtcacacacctgtctatataaggtcccacagttggcactgcatgtcagagcaaaaaccaagccatgaggttgaagcaattgtccgtagatctccgagacaggattgtgtcatggcacagatctggggaagggtaccaaaatatttctgcagcattgacggtccccaagaacacagtggcctccatcattcttaaatggaagaagtttggaaccaccaagacccttcctagagctggccgactTGCCAAACtgagggaggagaagggccttggtcagggaggtgaccaagaaccctatggtcactctgatagagctccagagttcatatgtggagatgggagaaccttccagaaggacaaacatctctgcagcactctaatcaggcggaagccactccttagtaaaaggcacatgacagctcgctaggagtttgtcaaaaggcacctaaaggagtatcagaccatgagaaacaagattatctggtctgatgaaaccaacatccaacactggcctgaatgccaagcgccatgtttggaggaaacttggcaccatcccttcgATAAagaatggtggtggtagcatgttttccagcggcagggacttggagactagtcataattgagggaaagatgaacggagcaaggaTCTTTTTTATAATCTACACGGGTAATGAGTCCGTATTTAATGAGGGCATCTCATCCCTTTTTCAGTGTTTAAGGAATCTGAGTCTCATGACAGGCCTCTTAAGAATGACACAGATTGCAAATGAACAAAACATTTGAAATAATCAAGAAGGTTGTGCTTTTAGACTTCTCAACTCGTAGTGGGTCAATTGATGTCCATGATGGTAAAAATGTAAACATCCTTTTTGATATTTTCTTCCACTTGACCTTTCTATCCATCAGACGACACAATACTTTGTCATTTCATTTCTCAAATAAAAAATTACCGGTGTAACTGAATAAGTAAGAGGAGCACAAGTTCTTTGTGCTCTTTTGTATTCTCTCTCAGAACTATATGAGATTATACTGTATGTGGACGATGAAAGAATTTCCTTGCATCAATAGAAGCCACAGTTGAGTTTTCCTACAGCTCACACAGAACAGCCACTTGACTGATCATGTGAAAGCTGGGTCAAGTCATGTGCTAGCTCCTCTCTGATCAGCTTTTAAAACGTCCTGTCCATGGGACGTTTGAGCtaaagtaggctaatgcaattaacatgaggttgtaagtaacaagaacatttcccaggatatAGTCACatctgatattgtcagaaagcttaaattcttgttaatctaactactGTCCATTTTagagtagctattacagtgaaagaatgtcatgctattgtttgaggagagtgcacaattctTTTAacaaagttattaataaacaaattaggcacatttgtgcAGTCTTggtacaacattttgaacataaaTGCAATGGTTAATTAATTTAGTCTAAAACTTTGTACAtactgatgccatctagtggccgAATTCTAAATTGCACTTGGGCTGTAATAATACATTAtggtctttctcttgcatttcaaagatgatggtacaaaaataaaaatacattttttttgggggggggggtattatcttttaccagatctattgttatATTCACCTATATTCCTTTCACGTTTCCTTTCatatggtaccaagaatatgcatatccttgcttcaggccAGAGCTACAGGCAGATTTGGGTATGTCCTTTTACTTGCTTCAGGCCAGAGCTACAGGCAGATTTGGGTATGTCcttttaggtgaaaattgggaGAAAAAAGGGGCGGAACCTTATGCCCCTGTGATCATAAAGCCACTCATTTGGGAATTTCAGctatgtgttctgttagaccTGTTTGCCTGTTTCTAAATGTTAAGGCAATTTTCAGTTTATTGGCTATATTAACAGTACTGTCATTACATTGTATATTATGACCGTTTCCAAGTATATAATTAGTTAAGGGCACATCAAGCCTGTAATGTCCTCTGGAAGACCTGTATAGAATCTTCTGAAGTCCTTGCAATGTAATAGTGACTCAactgtatttatttttactataatAATGTTGAATGCACCACTATGTACAgtaatgtatgtaatgtagtTGTGTTCTCTATGCAAAAGCATGTTACATGCAAGTAAGAATATGACCATAATATGGTACTTTTGTTTAATATTTTAGGGCAGGTTCAGTACGAGGCTGCACAATGACAATGACTGATTGGGATTATGACTTTCTGATCAAGCTCCTGTCGGTAGGGGATTCTGGAGTAGGGAAGACCACATTCCTCTACAGGTACACAGACAACAAGTTCAACCACAAGTTCACCACCACAGTGGGAATAGACTTCAGGGAAAAAAGAGTGGTGAGTCGTGATACTTTACTCCAGCCCATGACATTCATTTCAAAGATAAAATTAATTTTCAGTCATCCTTGCTCCACAGCTTCCAATTTATGATAATGTGGTTCTGCAAATCCAAAAGGTTGAACagttgattgttttttacaaggAATAGTAGGGTATCAACTCAAATATAGCTACAAGCAGGGATGACCCAGGGTCCAAGCCTTTCTCGCCTTCTCAAATATTCTGCCTTATTTTACAAGTCATAGATTTCAATTCAGGTACAACACCAACAATCCCTCACTCTAGGGATGTCTATCTGAAAccggcagtggtgggatttgaacctgGGCTGTCATGTATATTACAAGACGAAGGCCTATGGTCACAGAAAAAAAATGGGTTGAACACTGTGGAAGAGCATGCGTGTATGTATAAATTGCAGGTTCCAGTCTTGACTCAATCTTGTAACACTGTAATATTTGCCATTCAGCAGgtcgcttttatccaaagcaacttgcGGTCATGCGTGCATTCATTCTTTACATTTGATTGATCGcgagaatcaaacccactatcctggcattgcaagtgccatgctctaccaactgagctacagaggaccaccatGTGGGTAGCGTGCTGACAatgtaaacatctgtcgttctgcccctgaacaacgcaGGTAACAcaatgttcctaggctgtcattgtaaataagaatttgctcttaactgacttgcctagttaaataaaagttcaaataaaacatactatactgtactgtgctaAACCATGGTGCACTGtggggctcagttggtagagcaaaGCGCTTGCAATGCCATGGTTGTGGGTTAGATTCCCACGGGGTACCAATACGAAAATGTATGCGCTCACTACTTTAAATTGCTCTGgaatagtgtctgctaaatgacaaaaatgtactGAATTTAACAACTATAAACTACTCATGTTTACTTTTGGATCTTATTTTTACCCATTTAAATTGGTCTTGTTTTGGTCATGGTCTCGATCCACTGGTCCTCGGTCTGGGTGTTAAAAAGTCTAGTCTGGATCTAAAGGGCTCCGGTCCTGACTTCATCTCTGGTACTCGCACCAATTTTATACTCTTGAATCCATACGTATGGTTACATGTAAACAATAATTAATAtaattaatataatagtttgatttaaAACGTAAACAAGCTTTGCAAGTAGAACTATTTCCCTAATAATGCTGTTGATATAATGCACTCTAATGCAGAAAATCGACATTCAAAATTAACATTCTACTACAgcgaccatgttatttttgggaagcatatttgattctgagttcgATCATGTAAAGTTTGTTTGTGAAAACTACGTCTAAGAAGCATACATTAAGTTGTTTCCTAACTCGCTGATCTGCGCATATCAGATACACCGCTGGAATGCCGATTAAGGcgtttacatgtcctaataataAGAGAatgctcagaaaaccaggtgttttaatcggCTGATGCTACCTTCGATTTTGACCTCATGCCGATTTAAGATAAACAGAGTAAGGTGTTCATGAAATAGTAATGTAATCTGCATACTGCCATAATCACTTTAATATCGATTTATTAGTGTGCGTGTAAACGTACTCCATGTTGGTAGTggacaagtgcacacttcaggtaACATTGTAGAGTATTGAGATGAATGGCCAGGAGGGGGCTCTGTTTCCTCCAAGATTGACTTGAATTGTCAGGCCGGGGCTCACTGAACTTTTAAGAGATCAACTTAATTTATGGAGCATATAACGATATTGGTCTAGATGCTGTACACCAAGTTTCTGAGAAATCGGTTTAGCAGGTGTCTGAGGAAAAGTTTAACATTTTGGAAATATTTACATTTTCAAAATGTCAGATGATCCGTCATGGTGATCTCATTGGTCCTAGAGGAAAATGTGTTTTATTGGGTAAAGAGAAACCTTTACCTAATTCTGTGACTAGGTCAAATGAGGAGGCGGGGCTGACCTTTTGAAGTCAAAAGTTGTTTATAGTGccaccattttttttaaattaaaaagtcGTTTTTATtgaacgaggcaagtcagtttagaacaaatttttgtttacaatgacgtcctaccccGGCCAAAGCTGGGAAAATtctgtgccgccctatgggactcccaatcatggctggatgtgctgcagcctggatttgaaccaggtactgtaatGATACCtcttgcactaagatgcagtgctttagacctctGTGCTACTCGGGAGCCTGAGTTGCACCATTTGGCTGAATTGCACCTGTATTAACCAGATGTATTTGTCCACCAACGTACACCATCCCACCAAgttcagtcaggaaagcaaaggccagcttcttcaggcagacatttgcatcctgtagctctaactccaaaaagttctgggacactgggaagtccatggagaacaagagcacctcctcccagctgcccactgcactgaggctaggtaacacggtcaccaccgataaatccatgattattgaaaacttcaacaagcatttctcaacggctggccatgccttcctcctggctactccaacctcggccaacagccccccccgcagctactcgcccaagcctctccaggttctcctttacccaaatccagatagcagatgttctgaaagagctgcaaaacctggacccgtacaaatcagctgggcttgacaatttggaccctctatttctgaaactatccgccgccattgccACAACCCCTATtgccagcctgttcaacctctctttcatatcgtctgagatccccaaggattggaaagctgccgcagtcatccccctcttcaaagggggagacaccctggacccaaactgttacagacctatatccatcctgccctgcctatctaaggtcttcgaaagccaagtcaacaaacaggtcactgaccatctcgaatcccaccgtaccttctccgctgtgcaatctggtttccgagccggtcacgggtgcacctcagccacgctcaaggtactaaacgatatcataaccgccatcgataaaagacagtactgtgcagccatcttcatcgaccttgccaaggctttcgactctgtcaatcaccatattgttatcggcagactcagtagcctcggtttttctgatgactgccttgcctggttcaccaactactttgcagacagagttcagtgtgtcaaatcggagggcatgctgtccggtcctctggcagtctctatgggggtgccacagggttcaattctcgggccgactcttttctctgtatatatcaatgatgttgctcttgctgcgggcgattccctgatccacctctacgcagacgacaccattctgtatacttccggcccgtccttggacactgtgttatctaacctccaaacgagcttcaatgccatactacactccttccgtggcctccaactgctcttaaacgctagtaaaaccaaatgcatgcttttcaaacgttcgctgcctgcacccgcacacccgactatcatcaccaccctggatggttccgacctagaatatgtggacatctataagtacctaggtgtctggctagactgtaaactctccttccagactcatatcaaacatctccaatctaaaatcaaatctagagtcggctttctattccgcaacaaagcctccttcactcacgccgccaaacttaccctagtaaaactgactatcctaccgatcctcgacttcggcgacgtcatctacaaaatagcttccaacactactcagcaaactggatgcaatttatcacagtgccatccgttttgttactaaagcaccttataccacccaccactgcgacctgtatgctctagtctacaagtctatgctaggtaaagctccgccttatctccgttcactggtcacgatggcaacacccatccgtagcacgcgctccagcaggtgtatctcactgatcatccctaaagccaacacctcatttggccgcctttcgttacagttctctgctgcctgtgactggaacgaattgcaaaaattgctgaagttgaagacttatctccctcaccaactttaaacatctgctatctgagcagctaaccgatcgctgcagctgtacatagtctattggtaaatagcccacccaattttacctacctcattcccatactgtttatatttatttacttttctgctcttttgcacaccaatatctctacctgtacatgaccatctgatcatttatcactccagtgttaatctgcaaaattgtaattattcgcctacctcctcatgccttttgcacacaatgtatatactcttttttttcctactatgttattgacttgttaattgtttactccatgtgtaactctgtgttgtctgttcacactgctatgctttatcttggccaggtcgcagttgcaaaggagaacttgttctcaactagcctacctggttaaataaaggtgaaataaaaatcaatttaaataaataaaaaaagtttgGTCTCTATAAGTCTTACCATTTTAAGCGCTATAGTGCTCCAAAATAGGATAATAATAGTCCTAACAATTGTAATTTCAAGCCACTCTGGGACTTGGACCGCTAATTATAACAGTATGTTGGATTGGTAAAACAAATTCTAGAGCCAAAGAGTATGTCTTTGGTCCTAGCTGTTGATATGACACTTATTTGACATCTTATGCCTTCAGACGTATTTGGGGACTGGCTCTGATGGAACGACAGAGAAGACTTTTAGAGTGCACCTACAGCTCTGGGACACAGCAGGGCAGGAGAGGTAGGCCACGTAAACAAGCAGACAGTACATTTTGTAAGCTAAGGATTTTCAATGATAGTCCACATCCATCGCTTTACCAGCATTTGAACATTGTTGTAATTGTATAAATTCCAGGTTCAGAAGTCTCACCACAGCCTTCTTCAGAGATGCCATGGGCTTCCTGCTCATGTTTGATCTAACCAATCAGCAGAGTTTTCTGAATGTCAGGAACTGGATGAGTATGTCTGTGAATCATTCATTTAGTACATCCTTTAAGAACCAGATCGACCACATTGATCGggtatttcagttttgtatttggCATTAtcaatggtgtaaagtacttaagtaaaaatcgttttttgggggtatctgtactttactttactattcatatttttgacaacttttactttacaacattcctaaagaaaatgatttaCTTttcttactccatacattttccctgacacccaaaaggactcactaaacacatgcttcgctTGTAAATTATATCTGTGTTGgcgcgtgcccctggctatctgtaattatatacattttttttaatggtgCCTTTTGGTTCGTCCTTATTTAAGGAatattaaattatttatacttttacttttgatacttaagtatatttaaaaccaaatacttttagactttttgcTCAAGTAGGTTTTTTACTGGGTAACTTTTGCTTGAATCATTTTCTATTGATCTTTActgttactcaagtatgacaattgggtactttttcaccACGAGGCATTATAGTAAATTATCTTGGGAGCTTGCTGTGATTCAAATATGAATTGACATATCCATAAATAACTGAAATTTTATTATGTCTTGTTATGATTGTTCAGGTCAGCTGCAGGCAAATGCCTATTGTGACAGTCCAGACATAGTCTTAGTTGGCACCAAAGCAGACCTTAAAAACCTGAGAGATGTACAAGGAAAACAAGCCAGAGACCTGGCGGACAGATATGGGTAAGTGAGATCAATACTTGCTTGCTCAGGACAAAATTCTGCTGCCTCTATGAAATCTGATCTGACCGTACAATGCAATAAAATGGTTGGCTAGTCCTCTTACCATTGGCACGGCTAACTTCTCCAGTGCCTTAACATGAACTGAGGTTGTTTGAGTTCATACCTTCAGCACCACTGTAAAGCATTTGTACCAATCCAGATCCATTGCTGGAAACAGGCTCACTATTTTAATACCTCTAATTTACAAGGAAGGAATCCGTGATCTACTACAAGCCAAGGTCTATGGATCTTCTTAAGCATCTTTAAACTAGAAATGACCCTCTTAGAAATAAACTACAAGTTAACTGACCTTAATAATACATAAACCGAAAGTTAACTCTTCTTTATCCATTCATTATTCAGTATAGTGTTCAGTATAATAAGTTCCTCCCTTCCTGCTTAGTATCCCCTACTTTGAGACGAGTAGTGCCACAGGGGCTGAGGTGGACCAGGCAGTGACCACTCTACTGGACCTGGTGATGAGACGCATGGAGCAGAGCACAGAGGGGCCTGCGTCAGAGGCAGCCAATGGGAGTGCTGCCACTAACGACACGGCTGAAACGTCCACCAGCAGGAGGTGTGCCTGTTAGGATGTAGGGATGTCCATCCATTCAAATGTCTAACTATTGCATCTGTGTAGTATTATTACATTAGAAAGTTCAATTATCCCATACAGTATTTATAGGAAGTGTATTATCCTATTATTATTATGCATTAATGTGTGTTTGTCTGGATTGATAACTGTCACACTGTTCCCAACCTGGTCATCATTACCTGCTGAGtctgtacatgtactgtatgttaatgatATGAAATGAGCAAAAGAACACAATCTAATACTGTAAAATGATTCAAAGTAAATGAAAGCACCATGTGTATGTACATCTCAAACTGATATTTGCAATTTGACTAAGCTTTGTGTGATTCTAAATAGGTAAATACTAATGGGAAGTGTTTGAAGAAAAGTTGTATATcagagatttttttattttttttatttgacagATTGAAGCATTGATGGAAGGAAAATACAGGTACATACATTTATCATTGACAGTATATAATCCTAAACAGATTATGCAACAACTCATTAACAATCATGGTTATATCCTTAAATGTGAATGACAAAATGTATTATTCTGTTTCACAAACCAAGATAGCAAAGTGCATTACAGGATCCATGAGTTCTATATGACATGGAACACATTTGGTGTTTAGCTTGATTATTAGTGGAACAAAATTGTCATGCACATTGAATAAAGTATAGAACATGTTTAGAGCCCATAAATACTGTCAACCCAGACACAAATTAGTTGAATATGTTTCAATACAAAGTCTTCAGAGTAAATGCagtcactttaaataaagttAATGTCCGTTTTACCAATGATTGCCTTTTGACAGGAAAATGTCTGGGTGCTTTGTCTTTATCAAAGAAATACATACAAACACAATTTTTGGGTGATTTGCAATCCTATAGGAATTCTGGGGTTCTATCACTAGCATAGCAACAAAAAAAACGCCACACAACCCTGAGCTTTGGGGGGCCCCAAACTCCCGGAGGTCATTCATAATTTTTTTGTTACATTAAATTAGTACTGCTaaattttctctcagcctcatggcagaATGTGTCAAATAGCAGGAAATTGGGTCATGGATTCTTGAAAGTCGGGGCAATCCTTATCCAGCAGGAAAACATTATTTTTATAGTTAAAAGTGATTTTGTTGCATTCTTTCATCTAAAATGTGTATTTAGTGAAATTATTTTAGGAAAACCTTTTTGTGGAGTAATATTCAATATACTTTCAATATTATTTGTTTCCATTTCGGCTCTATGCCTGGAATTGCCTTTGTCCCGGAGCAAAGGATCCCAATTTCAAACTCTCCCAAAAAGTGCTTAAAAAATAATGGATATTAATTGAAAACATATGTTTTTTCAATAGCCCTGTGACTTTTAATATTTATCTGAAAACTTGTGTCTGGAGATTTGGTCAACTTTGTCAGATTTGTCTAAAATCCAGAATTAATTAGGAATGAGCAGGGTCAGCTATACCATAAAGACCccttgttttaagatggtcataccaaggataatttaactatttgattttgaattttaggaccccttaaGGCACGAGTGtgctaagctgtcatcaaggcaaagggtggctatttgaagtatATAAGTAGcgtactacagtacatactacaaATAACagattttgatttatttaacacttttatggttattacatgattccacatgtgttatttaatagttttgatgtcttcactattattctacaatgtagaaaacagtaaaaataaaaacccttgaatgagtaggtgttctaaaactcttgaccggtagtgtgtgtatatatgatatatatatatatatatatatatacatatacacacacacacacacactatttttactatatatatatatatatatatatatatatatatgatgaaaCATGGATAAACAGTCCAAAAAATTAAAAGGAAGattgttctgaagtgtctctcctatatctgagagatagatataagaaagatcaggaaactatTTTTATTTAACCCCTTAGTTTAGTGGCTAAAATATCTCCATATATACAGTTCTTCCATAAAAAAAATAACTGGTACCTGCTACTTTCAGACTAGTCTTGTGAGGCTTGTGGGCAGCCTAGAGCAAACCAacatgtatgtgtttgtgagagaatcacctttccacagaggggtcatattagtgtgtagcccaaactgtttggacgctacagacagaagttggcagatcggctgtaccgaTTTCAGACGAGTCCTGTGATACTTGTCGGGGTTAGAACAAAACAGGGAACACCATTGTGTTTGTgactcatctttccatagaggggtcataataaTAGCCAATCCTTTCGAACGTTACAGAGGTTTTTCTGAGAATATCAATTATCGGGATTTCTCATGGACTGACAAACACAGCTCAAACACGGCGACATCTCCGATGTGatggattgagacacagcccttgcaaaaaaaaaaaaacaactgtaGGGTTAAACACTTGTTGGGCAATAATTGTACAAATGAAATGCCTTTTATGGTGTCAGATGGAGTTAAATCCAGCTAGTAGTATTTTATGGAGAAAAAACTATTTCCTTTATATGGTACGCTAGCTGCTACTTTGGTCTATCAAAATGTATATTTCTAAAATTTGTTAATATTAAGACAAATAATTGTGGGAAAAAGTTGAGATTGTCCCATCTTTCAAGAATCCCTGAGCTCTAAAATAGCAACATTTTCACACAGCCACATGGAAAAATTTGTAAAATAGCATGAAATTAACTATAAAACTTAGACCTTGTGGGGGGACTGCAAAACTGCGCTATGCCACTGGGTTCTGTTGGTACCATTCCTTTTGAAAACAAAAGTGTtggcacacactaacacacacattggACATTTTTCTCTAAGGAAATGTGGGGAGAATAAATTCCCTTCCTTCATGTGAGCAGTACAATAGTCTTCTTTGGTGATGATCAGTACATGGAAGCAGTCAAAGGAAGACATTCATGGCGACACAAATAGTATAAATCACCAACAGAACCTATTAGATGAGACTGAAAAGACAAATATACCACACAACTATTCAAGTGTTTTCTATCTCAGGAAATAATCTGTCGACACATCATCAAATAAAAAACCATCGAATTAAATATATTGTTGTACATCATTGCCATACTTAAGCCAACATGTCAAATCATGTTACATTCAGATAAATTAACATGTCTAGTTTTAATGGGCATTCGTTGGTATATTTACTTGTATGAAACATTCTAAAAGGGAAAGATCTAATTACATTTCAAATCTAATCTACATAATCAGGGTATGGACTAAGAGTAAAGTACTACCTAGCAAACTAATGGCACATTTGTATCATATATTTGTATTATAATAATGATGACAGATAGTCCTATGATGGGAAAACAAATTGGTATGTTCTAAAATACTTCTGTGGGCATACACCATCCATTTAAGACTGAAGAACTTGAAAAGAACCAATGATCTGGTTCATGAGCATAGTAAATCTGAACTCATAAGCAGGGTCACCACCTTCCCAATGAGTGCATGTGCTGTGAGTCATGTGGATATCATGTTGTACCATTTGAGCAAAGTCGTTGTACTGACATCAATGGTTAAGTACTAAAAATGTCCAATCCATACCCAATCCTCTAACATAGTGGAGCTTGACTTGATATTTATCATATAACATTTTGCTGAGAAAAGTAAAGATAATCtagaaatataaaaaataaagttaCATTAGTTCTTTCATTGTCAGAAAGGGAAAACTAATCATTTTGGTCCCAGTGGTTTGATAGGAATTTATGCTTTAAAACAACTTTCATAAAGTTTCTGATGATA harbors:
- the LOC135535112 gene encoding ras-related protein Rab-27B-like isoform X1, whose product is MSPPTVFTKHGLSSLNGSWQYLRLNRNMHILASGQSYRQIWLLSVGDSGVGKTTFLYRYTDNKFNHKFTTTVGIDFREKRVTYLGTGSDGTTEKTFRVHLQLWDTAGQERFRSLTTAFFRDAMGFLLMFDLTNQQSFLNVRNWMSQLQANAYCDSPDIVLVGTKADLKNLRDVQGKQARDLADRYGIPYFETSSATGAEVDQAVTTLLDLVMRRMEQSTEGPASEAANGSAATNDTAETSTSRRCAC
- the LOC135535112 gene encoding ras-related protein Rab-27B-like isoform X3, with translation MTMTDWDYDFLIKLLSVGDSGVGKTTFLYRYTDNKFNHKFTTTVGIDFREKRVTYLGTGSDGTTEKTFRVHLQLWDTAGQERFRSLTTAFFRDAMGFLLMFDLTNQQSFLNVRNWMSQLQANAYCDSPDIVLVGTKADLKNLRDVQGKQARDLADRYGIPYFETSSATGAEVDQAVTTLLDLVMRRMEQSTEGPASEAANGSAATNDTAETSTSRRCAC
- the LOC135535112 gene encoding ras-related protein Rab-27B-like isoform X2, which codes for MSFYLLQARATGRFGAGSVRGCTMTMTDWDYDFLIKLLSVGDSGVGKTTFLYRYTDNKFNHKFTTTVGIDFREKRVTYLGTGSDGTTEKTFRVHLQLWDTAGQERFRSLTTAFFRDAMGFLLMFDLTNQQSFLNVRNWMSQLQANAYCDSPDIVLVGTKADLKNLRDVQGKQARDLADRYGIPYFETSSATGAEVDQAVTTLLDLVMRRMEQSTEGPASEAANGSAATNDTAETSTSRRCAC